The genomic segment ttgcctgTGAAGAGTTCAAATCCATCACCAGTCCAGAGAAACTTGCCTGTAAAGCTACTGGCATTTTTGAAGAATTCATCCAAAGTGACTCCCCTATGGAGGTAAAAACACATTGTTATCATTATGACAATACCATCATTTAGATTACTTTATGTTCCTTATAGTGATAATAAATTAGTGACTTTCTTTGAAAGTTATACAGATtcaaaataattatattttgaaaTTCCCCGTGAGTAACTCTGTATTGTTGCACAGTGGGAGAATATAATCTTTGAGCTTTCCAGGATGACATGAAAAAAATAAACTAAAATAGATTTAAAAGTAACCTAAATCTAAAACCAAATTAGACAAAGAACGACTGACATATGATAATAGGTAATAGTGTCTAAATAGTGTTATTTAAGCTTGTGTAGAGTGTGATTATTGCATTTTTTTCTCAAATCAGGTTAACGTCGATCACTACACAAGAGACACCATTGCTCAGAGTCTCCACCAGCCAACGCCATCTTGTTTCGACAGTGCCCAGAGGAAGGTCTGTAGCCTTATGGAGAATGATGCATATCCTCGGTTCATTCAGTCTGACTACTACAAGGACCTGTGTGCTGGTGGCAGGGGCTTAGGAAAACATAGAAGAGTTTGAGACTCACTGACTCACACTCCAAAAATGGACTCTGACAACCCAGTTCTCTActtttctcctgaagtgtgcacttgacTTGAACACTACCTCACATGGAATGGTTCACCTGATAAACAGATGATGAAAGCTACTGACTTCAAGTGTATGTGTTATTTGTATATATTGATGGTGATGTATATTAGTAAACATGTAATATTTCATATTTAATAATTCCATTATAAGTTGTACATGCAATTCAGCTTGTTGATATATattatacaataaaaaaaaacataatcatGGATTTAGCGATGTGGAAACTCCTCCAGCCAATGCTTACATCAATTCCATGTGTAAGTACAAGTACACTTCTGGAAGAGAGTAGAGAATCGGGGTGCGGCCTTAGTCCTCTTCATCCCCCTGTGGCGCGTTAGGGCATCGACCATGGCTCTCCACCTACACTGAACATTGCAGGAAGGTCTCATCTGATAACACAATCATAGCCAGCTATCGCAGCCAAGATTCAATCAATCCATGAAATGTatcatcagcagatgtcacagtgcttatacagaaacccagcctaaaacaccAAGGAGGAAGCAATgccgatgtagaagcacggtggctaggaaaaactccctagaaaggcaggaacctaggaagaaacctagaaacCTAGGGgtagccagtcctcttctggctgtgccgggtgtagATTATAAGagcacatggccattaaggccagattgtttttcaagatgttcaaacattcatagatgaccagcagggtcaaataataatcgaAGTGGTTATAgagtagagggtgcaacaggtcagcacctcaggagtaaatgtaatttggcttttcatagccgagcattcagaggtcgaaacagcaggtgcggtagagagggagagggagagagagggttgaaacagcaggtctgggataAGGTAgtacgtccggtgaacaggtcagggttccatagccgcaggcagaacagcagaaactggatcagcagcacgatcAGGTGGACTAGAGATGGGGAaagccaggagtcgtcaggctaggtagtcctgaggcatggtcctagagagagagagagagagagagaaagagagagagagagagagagagagagagagatgggagaattagagggagcatatttaagatcacacaggacaccagataagacaggagattGACACCAAATAGGACAGACggactgtggccccatccgaagatacccccggacagggctaaccaggcaggatataaccccacccactttgccaaagaaCAGCCctcacaccaccagagggatatcaacagaccaccaacctactagcCTGAGACAAGGCGGAGTATAGGCCACGAAGATCTCccccactgcacgagcccgaggggtcgcaaaaccggacaggaaaatcacgtcagtgactcaacccactcaagtcgagtatagcgAGAAAAAAGCCTGGCAAgacgtgatgcacccctcctagggacggcatgggagagcactaccaagccagtgactcagcccccgtaatagggtcagtggcagagaatcccagtggagagaggggagccggccaggcagagacagcaatttagcactagctgaagtttatttagtgctttattcgggtagctggagagtagagcattgcggtagtctaatcttgaagtgacaaaagcatggttTATTCAGAGACTTATCACATCCAAAAGTGACACCAGACCACAACCGGACTGTACATTTTTGTATATTTCATACATAGGCTACTAAATTACATACAAATGTACTGTACAAAACCTCTTGGCCCTTAGACAATGATTATGAAGCAAGTGCCATGATAATTATGCTTGTATTAAAGGTCTGAATACCAATTCATGCTTACTGACTAACTATTGTCAAGGAGACGTGTTGGACTTGACAATAAGGTTACAGAATGTATACATTTCGCACAGAGGTTGAAAGAAAAATGAAAAGCTAGCAGGTATTGAGCAAACTGTGATGTGCTttgccataaaaaaaaaaaaattatattttggacCTACATTATACTCACTAGATACATTACATTATCCCACCGgaacattgacacacacacgcacgcacacacgcacacatgcacacacacacacacacacaaagtgtgaCATcatcaatgtggtcctctgtagctcagctgatagagcacggcgcttgtaacgccaaggtagtgggttcgatccccgggaccacccatacacaaaaatgtatgcacgcatgactgtaagtcgctttgaataaaagtgtctgctaaatggcatattatttattattatcaaATAGAATTTAACCCATTCCCCTCCCAACCGATCCTCTCATAATCAGAGCCTAAATGGTCATCATATTGTCAGAGTAGTCATTACAGCATCAATTCATTTTAATTGCACACATTCTCAATCAAGAAGCAGGTAAGAATCTGATCACTGTGCTAAAAGATGATATAACCACTACCTGAGCACGCCTTGCTCTTCAGTCAGTCAGAAGAGGTCACagctattacagttttttacaatcactttggcactaatttcagaaccttgacgtcatttttcaaaactctagacacaaaactcaaaacggtcatcacttgtaacacaggctgtccaatgttcaaaacattgcattgtgcattcatatctttaaagaaatcttgcacttgcacaatcattggttcaaaaaacaaatttattgtgaaataccaatgaaacgttaatttagatcacccacacacaagcaaccgatagtttcactgtgtcattgttcgtacgatcattaaatattgtagtacaaaacaGGTGATACAtatttcattatggtactacatgtaaatacatccctgtaaaagtactgcagtagtagagagaatactacagacacagtggaatcattgaacaaaatctgaaatatattgatgaaaaacaatacagtactgtaaaacatcaaatgcagtgttcctcaacttgcttgcttgtactgtaaaaagcaaaacataggagtgattactgtacttgtacattttcatcaactctgtcttgtggttttggccacaggttctcatctacatcacaatggatgttttcattagccaaaaatcttggaaaaaacctttggccatggcgaaaccaggcctgacactggtctgccgtgatgtcattgcatgcgtcatccatggcctggagaagagtgacttgttcatgagggcgcctatcataaaccttccatctccatgtggagaaaaattcctcaatcgggttaaggaaaggagagtatgggggtaaatacagggtggtaaattgtgcatgggcctgaaaccatgcttgcaccatatgagcatggtggaacctgacattatcccacacaatgacatgggtcacgccatcagctctacaggcctgatcgagctaatcaaggaaggttacaaggggaccatagaaacggtgtctgataaagaatgatgatgaaatattacatccatagataatgtagtcttattggttcatgctccacgctaattggtgacaatgatatatagcctccctactgttattttattttacttctgctcttttttttctcaacacttttttgttgttgttttattttataaaaaaaataaatgcactgttggttaagggctgtaagtaagcatttcactgtaatgtctgcacctgttgtattcggcgcatgtggccaataaaatttgatttgatttgatttgatttgaatctcgttactttgaagctttcatgatctaaacatggaatattgtttgtctgtttccatacaactatgcattaagagcaatgcaaaagttacttatcattttgagcagttgtatcaattgatagttggataattgtaatgaaatgaatagacactcatctgaaatgtaatgtgtgaattgccttttgaaatagtagtactttgatgttaagttgtgtcatattgaacaggtgacttttgttaaatgaacaaatgatcttagttttatgtgtattgtatccaagcaattgaaaaaagtgttagagttttgaaaaatgtgcattttgatcattggttgtgagttttgtgtctagagttttgaaaaatgacgtcaaggttctgaaattagtgccaaagtgattgtaaaaaactgtatgtATGATAAGCAATACAAGACAGAGGCTATGTGCCTGAGGATGGTGTTGCGGTTAAGGCAGCCGTCTTCGGCACATACTGTATATGATTCCTTTGCCAGCCTGGGGTCGAATCTTGGCCCCTCCGGTCCTAAAATGGTCTTCTCTGTGTGTCCTCTTCCTGTTTCTGTCTTTAAAACAACACACTATGTAAGAAGAGAGTAAAATCCACtctcctttaaaaaaaatcaagacATACAATTGATAAGAATAAACCTGATGCAGGTTGAAGGTAACAATGTGTTATTAAGGTAATCAGTTTGCCATCCATTTTACATTGGTTGGCTTTTGCTTCGTTTTAAACCACTACAGTGTCCATATTTTAGCCAACAGTGTCCTCTGGTGGTATGAGAAATTGACCCATAAGAGTCTAAATCCTGTctaagaggggggagggggattctactaagctatatggaattgttttaaggtcataccaaggataatttttctatttgattttgaatttgtttttgaattttaagaccccttgaagtatttaaaaaatatacaaaccaattatttgatgaaaaagtatttttggccttactgctattagcccatacaaagattcactacatggaacaacagatagtccccaaaaaataaataaaaaggaagTTTGTCCTATAGGAAGTGTTTGTCCTATAGGAAGTGTTTGTCCTATAGgaagtgtttgtcctatatctGATATATATAAAATTAaggcacctctctgattcaggggttgggttaaatgtggaagacacatttcagttgaatgcattcagttgtacaactgactaggtatccctttcTTTTCCCTTTCCattataagaaagatcaggaaacttgTTATTTTTTGCgaaacatgtatttaaccccttatgtTTTTACACTAAACAGTCTAAACCCTGTCTaacagggggtgggggtggtggggggttctacttaaccagtttataatagcaataaggcaccaaaggggtttgtggtatatggccaatataccacggctaagggctatgtccaggcactccacgatttgtcgtgcataagaacagcccttagccgaggtacagtggcttgcgaaagtattcaccccccttggtatttttcctattttgttgccttagaacctggacctaaaattgatttttggggggtttgtatcatttgatttacacaacatgcctaccactttgaagatggaaaATATTTTTTGAGGTGAAACAAGTAAagtaaaaaaacagaaaacttgagcgtgcataactattcaacccccaaaggcaatactttgtagagccaccttttgcagcaattacagctgcaagtctcttggggtatgtctctataagcttggcacatctagccactgggatttttgcccattcttgaaggcaaaactgctccagctccttcaagttggatgggttccgctggtgtacagcaatctttgagTCATACCAcggattctcaattggattgaggtctgggctttgactaggccattccaagacatataaatgtttccccttaaaccactcaagtgttgctttagcagtatgcttagggttattttcctgctggaaggtgaacctccgtcccagtctcaaatctctggaagactgaaacaggtttccctcaagaatttccctgtatttagcgccatccatcattccttcaattctgaccagtttcccagtccctgccaatgaaaaacatccccacagcatgatgctgccaccaccatgcttcactgtggggatggtgttctcagggtgatgagaggtgttgggtttgcgccagccatagcgttttccttgatggccaaaaagcgcaattttagtctcatctgaccagagtaccttcttccatatgtttggggagtctcccaccactaaacgtgtttgcttattttgttcttaaagcaatggcttttttctggccactcttccgtaaagcccagctctgtggagtgtacggcttaaagtggtcctatggacagatactccaatctccgctgtggagctttgcagctccttcggggttatctttggtctctttgttgcctccgattaatgccctccttgcctggtccgtgagttttggtgggcgtccctcttttggcaggtttgttgtggtgccatattctttccattttttaataatggatttaatggtgctctgtgggatgttcaaagttttggatatttttttataacccaaccctgatctgtacttctccacaactttgtccctgacctgtttggagagctccttggtcttcatggtgccgcttgcatggtggtgccccttgcttagtggtgttgcagactctggggcctttcagaacaggtgtatatatactgagatcatgtgacagatcatatgacacttagattgcacacacaggtggactttatttaactaattacatgacttctgaaggtaattggttgcaccagatcttatttaggggcttcatagcaaagggggtgaatacatatgcacgcaccacatttctgttatttatttttttgaattttctgaaacaattttgactattttatgtatgtccattagatgaaatccaaataaaaatccatttaaattacaggttgtgatgaaacaaaataggaaaaacgcaaagggtgatgaatgcttttgcaaggcactgtatattggccatataccacaccccctcgtgccttgttgctattataaactggttaccaacgtaaataAAGCagcaaaaatacatgttttgtcatacctgtggtatactgTCTGATATACCTCGGCTGTCAGCCAATTAGCATTCAGTTTATaataagctatatggaattgttttaagaaggtcattcCAAGGATccttttgctatttgattttcaATTTTAAGACCCTTTGAAGTATCAAATTAATATGTTTAAAAAAACGTTGATGTAAAAAGAAAttgggccttactgctattagcacaCACAAATGCATTGAAAAACAAATTCACtatatggaacaacagatagttcctcccaaaaaatctaaaggaaatgTGTTCTGAAGTGTcaatcctatatctgagagatataagaaagatcaggaaacatatatatatatatatttattacatGCATTTAAACCCTTAtctttggcactaaacagtctccagatatcgtacttccattcatttttttcaactgggaccttcagacgagtcttgtgaggcatgtgggcatcctagagcaaaacaaccgacatgtacgtgttcgtgatttttttttttctaaaagaGTGTACTGGCTATTTTCCACCCCAGGTTATTTGAGACAGGTAAAGTTCTCTCTACATTCCAATATGGATTTAATTTACAGTGTAACGCATTGGGGCCAATGGAATGGGCAGAGGAAAAGTCCGGCAGCACTCTAATCTAGACAAATGCCTAGCATAGGTATGCCTGCCTGTTAGCACTTCATCTAATGACGAAACCATATTTCCATTGTGTCTTTGTTAATCACCTGTTGCTATTGGTACTTGGGTCAAAAGCACAATGAGCACAAGAGCACCCTGACGTCAGACCCTCCTAGTTAACATTCCAAACCTTAATTCCCCTCCCCTTTTTATCCAAGACCTTACTGGACTAGTGTGCGGACTAAAATATCAAATCACATTTATATGCTTTTGGGCCACATATTTGGAGATAGGCCGTCAACATTACAGTCTAAAATGGCGGCTGTCCAAGGTGCTGATATgcgtctcactgttcaaatgtcAACATAAAGCTCCCCATGACCTAGCTTTTTGTCCAAACTCATCGGTTTTGTATTCTAGGGACTCTGGTGAGTAGACTGGCATCGGCACCTAGAATAGTTTTTTCACTATAAGCCAATAGGTAGAAAGCACTGCTGGGTATGTACACCTCATGGCCCtatgaaatgacaccatatatatatattctacagaccctactgaatACTCCCTTCCCCACTTTTACATCGGcacaaataatatttttttctctataagccaatatgtatttcatgtaggcctacagtgaTTTGCATTGTGGCCTATGGAATGGGTGTagtaaaaggccagcaacacGCTGTGGAGATTATTCAGtgccccatgaaatgacaccatatgTAGATTCTACAGACCCCTACTGAGTACTCTCAACCCAACTTTTACATCGGCACAAACAACATTTTTTTCTCTATAAGCCAATATTGTCAACATACAAGTCTGAACATTAGATTTTTCAATAGTGgtcttaaaataatgtttttaatgttgtttATTTTCTCATAAATTCAGTCTTGCATTTGCTTATGAGCACAATAAAATCGTCATTGATTAAAATGTAGTATCTTTTGAATAAGTTATCCACTTTGCAATGCCTTGAAAAGCAGCcttttattttgaaggtttcAACATTACCATAGGAGCGTCACGTCATCGATAGTGACGCTAGCAGAATAGTAGTCCGATGACTAGCCAAGACTAAATATTATTCTGCCAGCAGCACAAACAATGACGTCCTTTGTATGGTAATGACGGAACCTTTCAAAACATTGCAATGTGGATAACTAATTCAAATGAAATGGACATTTAATCAAT from the Coregonus clupeaformis isolate EN_2021a chromosome 14, ASM2061545v1, whole genome shotgun sequence genome contains:
- the LOC121581437 gene encoding regulator of G-protein signaling 2-like isoform X2 gives rise to the protein MDICCETASEELDKTKRLLHFPWKSRLHKFIHSPSRNIMPRQSVDEAKQWGQSLEKLLNHKCGQAAFRVFLKSEFCEENLEFWLACEEFKSITSPEKLACKATGIFEEFIQSDSPMEVNVDHYTRDTIAQSLHQPTPSCFDSAQRKVCSLMENDAYPRFIQSDYYKDLCAGGRGLGKHRRV
- the LOC121581437 gene encoding regulator of G-protein signaling 2-like isoform X1 — protein: MDICCETASEELDKTKRLFRHFPWKSRLHKFIHSPSRNIMPRQSVDEAKQWGQSLEKLLNHKCGQAAFRVFLKSEFCEENLEFWLACEEFKSITSPEKLACKATGIFEEFIQSDSPMEVNVDHYTRDTIAQSLHQPTPSCFDSAQRKVCSLMENDAYPRFIQSDYYKDLCAGGRGLGKHRRV